A DNA window from Streptococcus sp. LPB0220 contains the following coding sequences:
- the ilvD gene encoding dihydroxy-acid dehydratase has translation MTELDKRHRSSVYDSMVKSPNRAMLRATGMTDESFEKPIVGVISTWAENTPCNMHLHDFGKLAKEGVKDAGAWPVQFGTITVADGIAMGTPGMRFSLTSRDIIADSIEAAMGGHNVDAFVAIGGCDKNMPGSMIAIANMDIPAIFAYGGTIAPGNLNGKDIDLVSVFEGIGKWNHGDMTAEEVKQLECNACPGPGGCGGMYTANTMATAIEVLGMSLPGSSSHPAESADKKADIEEAGRAVVKMLEMGLKPSDILTREAFEDAITVTMALGGSTNATLHLLAIAHAANVDLTLEDFNDFQERVPHLADLKPSGQYVFQDLYNVGGVPAVMKYLLKNGFLHGDRITCTGKTVAENLEAFADLTPGQKVIMPLENPKRADGPLIILKGNLAPEGAVAKVSGVKVRNITGPAKVFDSEEAAIEAVLSDEIVDGDVVVVRFVGPKGGPGMPEMLSLSSMIVGKGQGDKVALLTDGRFSGGTYGLVVGHIAPEAQVGGPIAYLHTGDLVTVDQDTKEITMHVSDEELAKRKAETTLPPLYSRGVLGKYAHIVSSASRGAVTDFWNMEQSGKQ, from the coding sequence ATGACAGAATTAGACAAACGCCATCGTAGTAGTGTCTACGATAGCATGGTAAAATCTCCCAACCGTGCCATGCTTCGCGCGACGGGAATGACCGATGAAAGCTTTGAAAAACCAATCGTAGGGGTGATTTCTACTTGGGCTGAAAACACGCCTTGTAACATGCACCTTCATGATTTTGGAAAATTGGCCAAAGAAGGTGTAAAAGATGCGGGAGCTTGGCCGGTCCAATTTGGAACCATTACGGTTGCGGACGGGATCGCTATGGGGACTCCTGGTATGCGCTTCTCCTTGACGTCTCGTGATATCATTGCGGACTCTATCGAAGCGGCTATGGGCGGTCACAACGTGGATGCCTTTGTAGCCATCGGGGGTTGTGACAAGAACATGCCTGGTTCGATGATTGCCATTGCCAATATGGATATCCCTGCGATCTTCGCTTATGGTGGTACCATTGCTCCTGGTAATCTGAACGGCAAGGATATCGACTTGGTTTCTGTTTTCGAAGGGATCGGGAAATGGAACCACGGTGATATGACTGCTGAAGAAGTGAAGCAACTGGAATGTAATGCCTGCCCTGGCCCTGGTGGCTGTGGTGGTATGTATACGGCCAACACCATGGCGACAGCGATCGAGGTCCTTGGGATGAGTCTTCCTGGCTCCTCTTCTCACCCTGCTGAATCAGCAGATAAGAAGGCCGATATCGAAGAAGCAGGTCGTGCTGTTGTCAAGATGCTTGAAATGGGACTGAAGCCATCTGACATCTTGACCCGTGAAGCCTTTGAAGATGCCATCACTGTCACAATGGCGCTCGGTGGTTCCACCAATGCGACTCTGCACTTGCTTGCGATCGCTCACGCAGCTAACGTTGACTTGACGCTGGAAGACTTCAATGATTTCCAAGAGCGTGTGCCTCACTTGGCAGACTTGAAACCTTCTGGTCAATACGTCTTCCAAGACCTTTATAATGTCGGTGGTGTGCCAGCTGTCATGAAATACCTTCTTAAGAATGGTTTCCTTCATGGGGATCGCATCACCTGTACTGGTAAAACAGTAGCTGAGAACTTGGAAGCCTTCGCTGATTTGACACCGGGTCAAAAAGTCATCATGCCACTTGAAAATCCGAAACGTGCGGATGGTCCATTGATCATCTTGAAAGGGAACTTGGCTCCAGAAGGGGCGGTTGCTAAAGTATCAGGTGTGAAAGTTCGTAACATCACGGGTCCTGCTAAGGTCTTTGACTCCGAAGAAGCTGCCATTGAAGCGGTTCTTTCGGATGAAATCGTGGATGGCGACGTTGTTGTTGTCCGCTTCGTAGGTCCTAAGGGTGGTCCTGGTATGCCAGAAATGCTATCCTTGTCATCCATGATCGTTGGGAAAGGTCAAGGGGACAAGGTGGCCCTCTTGACAGACGGACGCTTCTCTGGTGGTACTTATGGTCTCGTTGTTGGACATATCGCGCCTGAAGCTCAGGTCGGTGGCCCAATCGCCTACCTCCACACAGGGGATCTGGTAACAGTTGACCAAGATACCAAAGAAATCACCATGCACGTCTCAGACGAAGAGTTGGCGAAACGGAAAGCTGAAACAACCTTGCCACCACTGTATAGCCGTGGGGTTCTGGGTAAATACGCCCACATCGTTTCTTCAGCATCACGTGGTGCTGTAACCGACTTCTGGAATATGGAACAGTCTGGTAAACAGTAA